The Halotia branconii CENA392 region AACCAAAGACCATCTTGATTAACAAGCTTCTCCTGCAATACATATTGAAGAGGTGAGATTGGCAATTGCATTTGTGGAAGAACATAACAGCTATCTTCCACGAATCTGTTGAAGTCCTGATGAAAATTAATAATGTTCTCCATGTTTTCTTATTTTTTAGTAATTTATGTCAACAAAGTATAATATATCTGCTATTACGGAACCGGAAACTAAAATGGCGAAGATTTCGCGTAACCAATGCGGCTTGATTCGCCAAAGTAATGGTAGCAATTAATAAATCGGCTCGTCCTACTTTTTGTGGCTTGGAAACGATATGCAGTCGCTCAAAGTGTTTACTTACTATACTTTTTGCCACTCGTATTATTAACCCAAGCTACTTGCTTTTAGAGCCAGAGAAATCAGCATTCCTATAATTCCTAAACCACCTGATAGAAATAAATGATAAGCAAGGAGGCAGGGGAGCAGAAGAGAAATTTATACAGTTTTCTTCTCTGCCCCATTGACTAACAATGCGATTGTATCGGCTGACAGTGCCAATGTCTCGACTAACAATGCGATTGTATCGGCTGACAATGCCAATGTCTCGACTGACAATGCGATTGTATCGGCTGACAATGCCAATGTCTCGACTGACAATGCCATTGTACTGGCCTGCAAAAATTAACCCACCTGACGTTACACAGCAACTCTAAAAGACTTGTGTGTACACGCTAGCCCTTTGCACTGGGAGCTAACCACAACGCAAAATTTACGAAAGCAGACTACTAAAGTTGTTTCAACATTTTGAACTATGCAATCCCAATGCCGCCTGTTACACCGTAAACTTCTCCAGTGATGTAGCTGCCTTCTTGGGAAGCAAGCAACACATACACAGGAGCAATTTCTACAGGCTGACCGGGTCTTCCGAGCGGAACTTCAGAACCAAAATTCTCGATCTTGTCCTGGGTCTGACCACCACTTGGTTGTAACGGTGTCCAGAACGGACCGGGTGCGACTGCATTAACGCGCACTCCCTTCTCGATCATCTGTTTAGCGAGAGATTTGCTGAAATTCTCAATAGCCGCTTTCGTCATCGCATAATCAAGCAGACTCGCTGAAGGCTGATATGCCTGAATAGAAGTGGTATTAATAATTGATGCTCCAGGCTTAAGATGTGGAATGGCAGCTTTGGTAATCCAAAATAGCGCGTAGAGGTTTGTCTTCATCACTCGATCAAAATGCTCAGTTGTAATGTCACCAATTGAGGGGTAAGATGTCTGTGCGCCAGCATTGTTTACAAGAATATCTAAACCGTTTAAAGATTCCACTGCATCTTTGACCAACTTCTGGCAAAAATACTCGTCGGTGATGTCACCGGGAAGCGCAACCGCTTTGCGCCCTGATTGTTCAATCAATTGGATCACCTCTTGGGCATCAGCCGACTCGCTCTTAAGATAGGCGATTGCCACATCAGCACCTTCCCGCGCAAATGCGATTGCAACAGCGCGTCCGATACCAGAATCGGCTCCCGTGATCAATGCTTTGCGACCTGCAAGCTTTCCAGATCCAACGTAGCTTTGCTCACCGTGATCTGGTTGGGGCTGCATCTTTTGAGCAAGTCCTGGTACGGGCTGTGGTTGTTGGGGAAAGGGTGGAACGGGATATTGCTGCCGGGGGTCTTGCATCTCTAATCGATCAGATTTCATCACTTGGTTGTTTTGATAGTTTTTGCAGTTCAAGACTCAAGTATCAAGCATTGAGAAGAACGAAAAATCACCCTTTGAGCAGAATAATGTTCCAGAGTATGCAATACTTAGGGCGCGGGCTAAATGATATAAACGTCTGGCTTTGTTGCATGAAACAGAAAAAAGACACACCAACTATTAGCAGAGTTAATAATTATTTTTCCACTTTGTAGGTATCTGGTTTATCTAATTGAATCATGCGATTAAGTGCAGCACATTGCAGGAATAATTCAACAGCTTGATTGTCACGCAAAGCGTCGTCTTAGCTTACCTCCAAAAATAATTTTGAGTCGAAACATCGCTGTTTCAGACAAGGAAC contains the following coding sequences:
- a CDS encoding SDR family oxidoreductase: MKSDRLEMQDPRQQYPVPPFPQQPQPVPGLAQKMQPQPDHGEQSYVGSGKLAGRKALITGADSGIGRAVAIAFAREGADVAIAYLKSESADAQEVIQLIEQSGRKAVALPGDITDEYFCQKLVKDAVESLNGLDILVNNAGAQTSYPSIGDITTEHFDRVMKTNLYALFWITKAAIPHLKPGASIINTTSIQAYQPSASLLDYAMTKAAIENFSKSLAKQMIEKGVRVNAVAPGPFWTPLQPSGGQTQDKIENFGSEVPLGRPGQPVEIAPVYVLLASQEGSYITGEVYGVTGGIGIA